From the genome of Candidatus Defluviilinea proxima:
GACCACTTCCAGGCAGTTCATGCCGGTGAAGGCGAAGAGACCGGTGGTGGTTCACTAGGTGAAGACGCCATTTGGAGTCATCGCTGGTATGCTTACTACAATAACATTGGCCTCACTGGTCCGGGCTTCAACCCGCTTGGTGGTGTCCAGGTTGGTGGTTCCAGCTATTGGATCGGCGATTACACAGTTGAACCTGAGAATGGTGGTGTAGGTGTATTTGCACACGAGTTTGGCCACGATCTCGGTTTACCGGATCTTTACGATACTTCTGGCAACACTGGTGGCGCCGAAAACTCAGTTGGGTTCTGGTCTCTATATGCTAGCGGTTCTTATGGTAGCACCGGAAAACCGCAAGACGGTATCGGTTCAAAGCCGGTCCACATGAGTGCTTACGAGAAGATCTTCCTAGGTTGGTCAAATTACAAGCTTGTGGATTGGGCATCCGAACCCAAGAAAAAGACAAATGTAAAACTTGGTGTTTCTGAATTCAATACCAATGATCCTCAAATGTTGGTTGTGGCGTTGCCCGACAAGCAAGTTGATTTCCCTGTCGGTGATCCATACTCTGGCGACTTCTTCTATTTCTCAGGTTCTGGAAATGATCTTGTCAACAGCATGTCCCGCTCAGTAACCTTGCCCGCTGATGCGGCATCTTTCTCAGCCAAGGTCCGTTATGATATTGAATTAGACTGGGATTATGCCTACCTGACTGTTAACGGGACCCCGGTTAATACGAACCTGTCAACTTCTGATGATCCGAATGGCCAAAACTTTGGTGAAGGTATCACCGGCGCGTCAGCTGATTGGGTGGATCTGACTGCAGATCTTACAGCGTTTGCAGGTCAAACAGTAGATATCGGTTTCCTCTATTGGACAGACAGCGCAGTTGCTAACCCTGGTATCTTCGTTGATGATATTAGCATCTCTGGTCAGCCACTTGACGATGCAGAGACCGATGCAGGCTGGACCTATGTTGGCTTCATCCGCACAGGTAGCACGGTGACCCAATCATTCCCCAACTACTATGTTGCAGAGTATCGCAAGTATGTTGGATATGACAAATCACTTAAGACTGGTCCTTACAACTTCGGCTTCCTGGATAATCCAAACCTGCAAAATTGGGTAGAACATTACCCGTATGATGACGGTTTGTTGATTTGGTACCTGGATTATTCCTTCCCGGATAATAATGTTGGTGATAATTGTGCTTCCGGGCGTTGTGGTGGACTCTTCCTGCCGATCGACGCGCATTCTGATTTGATGATCCGTCCGGATAACGGGCAGGCATGGCGTCCGCGTGTTCAAGCCTACGATTCAACTTTCAGCGTTGATCGAACTCCAAAGATCTGTTTGAACGCCAATAGCATCAAGAAGTGTTATGGTGGTTTGCTAGGTAACTCACTCTTTGATGATACGATCAGCTACTGGAATCCGCCCAACCCGGCCATTGGTCACTATGGCTGGTCAAGCGTACCTCTGCCTGCATTCGGTGTCGAAATTCGCATCTTGAGCGAGTTCGATGGCTGGATCTGGGTTAAAGTTGGTCCGTCAACGTTCAATACAAAGAAGTAAGTAAGAATAAGCTGGTGAATATCAGCTGAATGTAAGTAAAGCTCCCCGCAAGTATTTCTGCGGGGAGCTTTTTTTGACAGCCAATTTGCTAGCTTAATTAATGGGTACGCCGATCTGAGGGGTAGGGTTGGTTAACCCTGGAAGGGGCGGGTTGGCGTTGTCCGGGCTTGGGTCGGGGCAATAGATAACCTGTCCGTTGGTTCCGGCGTGATACACATATTCAACATTCTCCGCTTTTAGCCAGATGCGATAACCTGGAATTTTCATTTGTGTATACGCTTTACCGGGGCTTGGACATCCCATTGATGAGTCGGGCCAAACAATTTCTGAAGTTTTTATTATTTCGATCTGGTCTGTAGATGTATTAAGAAGTTTTGCAAGGTCTAGTTGGGCAATGTCAATAAACTTGTTGACCGATACATTTGATGTGTCAGGATATGTCTGTGATGTAGGGGCCTGCAAAGGGTCTTCAGTAGGTGCAAGCGTTTCTGTAGGTGAGAGGGGGTTATTATCACTGGGGGATGAGTTCTCATTGCCCCCACCAGTTTGGTTCGTTTCGCAACTTGCCAAAACGATTGCAAATAGGACAAGCAACGAAATCCATGGGGTCTTCATAACGCAATCTCCTTTTGAATATTGGGGAACTTTCACCATATTCAATTTTACTTATTAGACGATTACTGCTCTAGAAAGTTCCCCGATTTCTTATAAATTTTCTATCTTTTTCTGCCGTTTTGTTTATACCTCAACTGTATCATATACCCAATCAATCAACAATAAAGGAGATAAAACATGACCTTCTATCTACAAACTTACCCGTATCAGAGACCGTATCGCCGTGTGGCCCGTAGTTGGGCTGGTAACGATCAGCGCGCCCTTGGTGTGAACGTCCGTGAAGAGGACGAAGCTTACATCCTTTCGGCGCTCGTGCCTAGCCTCACTGCCGATGACTTGAATATTCAGGTGCTGGATGATGTTGTCCGCATTGAAGGTGAGTACAAGCAGGATGAGAATCAGTACCTGATGCAGGAACTGCCTCACGGCTCTTTTTCGCGGACCTTGCGCCTGCCAGCCGCCATCGAAGCGGACGCTGTCGAGGCGAAGATCGCAGAAGGCGTATTAACGCTGACACTGCCAAAGGCAGTATCGGCCCGGCCGAAGAAGATTCAGATCAAAGTTAAGTAAGAAGCGATGTTTTAGAATCGACCAGCAATTTTGCTGGTCGATTCTTGGTTTAAGCCCATACTCAATCCACGTGTATAATTCATCCATTCTTAGTTTTGGAGAGTTCCTGTGCGTCTTAAATTGATCATTCTTTTGGTTGTGACCGGGTTGTTGTTGAGCGCGTGTGGTGCAACTGAAACACCATCTGTTACTGCAACCCCTGTGCCG
Proteins encoded in this window:
- a CDS encoding immune inhibitor A gives rise to the protein MFASDVDNAAHPLGTVQLAQRLQGVNAKLQGKVDHHDGPYEAYRDRYVELEREGEDTIWTIIGEFGTQIHPSYGGVAGPLHNQIPQPNRAVDNTTIWTSNFNKAYYENMLFSEAPGAVSMRNYYIEQSSNRYTVNGEVTDWVQVPYNASRYGSNYCGSIVCATTWLFVRDSAAVWYNAQIAAGKTPAEIDAYLSRFDVWDRYDYDADGDFNEPDGYIDHFQAVHAGEGEETGGGSLGEDAIWSHRWYAYYNNIGLTGPGFNPLGGVQVGGSSYWIGDYTVEPENGGVGVFAHEFGHDLGLPDLYDTSGNTGGAENSVGFWSLYASGSYGSTGKPQDGIGSKPVHMSAYEKIFLGWSNYKLVDWASEPKKKTNVKLGVSEFNTNDPQMLVVALPDKQVDFPVGDPYSGDFFYFSGSGNDLVNSMSRSVTLPADAASFSAKVRYDIELDWDYAYLTVNGTPVNTNLSTSDDPNGQNFGEGITGASADWVDLTADLTAFAGQTVDIGFLYWTDSAVANPGIFVDDISISGQPLDDAETDAGWTYVGFIRTGSTVTQSFPNYYVAEYRKYVGYDKSLKTGPYNFGFLDNPNLQNWVEHYPYDDGLLIWYLDYSFPDNNVGDNCASGRCGGLFLPIDAHSDLMIRPDNGQAWRPRVQAYDSTFSVDRTPKICLNANSIKKCYGGLLGNSLFDDTISYWNPPNPAIGHYGWSSVPLPAFGVEIRILSEFDGWIWVKVGPSTFNTKK
- a CDS encoding Hsp20/alpha crystallin family protein — translated: MTFYLQTYPYQRPYRRVARSWAGNDQRALGVNVREEDEAYILSALVPSLTADDLNIQVLDDVVRIEGEYKQDENQYLMQELPHGSFSRTLRLPAAIEADAVEAKIAEGVLTLTLPKAVSARPKKIQIKVK